In Lotus japonicus ecotype B-129 chromosome 5, LjGifu_v1.2, one genomic interval encodes:
- the LOC130718994 gene encoding putative F-box protein At3g25750 encodes MKRDWAYLEAAALDLILNKLKERINHVSFSVVCRNWCSVAKLNHQNQQFRTNVLPMLMIPTKRSLYGIPGNKVYLPSSLSLPLPLISNKKICGSSHGWLALMEDGKYDITLINPFKNVAPIVLPPLNPLAEFYENNVNKVVLSVDPLTDPNDYMVAAIRNDHSCFAIIRAGQKNWTHVEDDDDDLDCYYTDITFYKGLAYVACRMDDIVSFNLHYLDDPSGRERIVPNIFYEDNYHLTNHVSDRGYLVKSLEGDLWIVRRILDIQLNSDVRDIVIERFDVYKLELDAQNGEVLQTLKLENLGDNVLFVGDCDSTAVSSSYFSNCLQKDSIYYTNDYDDGLPSTYLHDPFDLRVKEGRFIQHCPFNPLSPTFWILPPFQF; translated from the coding sequence AAGTTGAAAGAACGAATAAATCATGTGTCGTTCAGTGTGGTGTGCAGGAATTGGTGCTCAGTTGCAAAGCTTAACCATCAAAATCAGCAATTCAGAACTAATGTGTTGCCCATGCTAATGATTCCCACAAAAAGAAGTTTATATGGTATTCCAGGTAATAAAGTGTACCTGCCATCGTCATTATCATTGCCATTGCCATTGATTTCCAATAAGAAGATTTGTGGCTCTAGCCATGGTTGGCTAGCACTCATGGAAGATGGTAAATATGACATAACTCTAATCAATCCTTTTAAGAACGTAGCTCCCATTGTTCTGCCACCCTTAAATCCTCTAGCGGAATTCTATGAAAACAATGTAAATAAGGTTGTTTTGTCTGTTGACCCCTTAACAGACCCGAATGATTATATGGTTGCTGCAATTCGCAATGATCATTCTTGTTTTGCAATCATAAGAGCAGGTCAAAAAAATTGGACTCATgtagaggatgatgatgatgatttggaCTGCTACTACACAGATATTACATTTTATAAAGGTCTAGCATATGTTGCATGTAGAATGGATGACATTGTGTCATTCAATCTCCATTATTTGGATGACCCTTCTGGAAGAGAAAGGATAGTTCCAAATATTTTCTATGAAGATAATTATCATCTAACAAATCATGTGTCTGATCGAGGCTATCTTGTGAAATCATTAGAAGGAGACTTATGGATTGTGAGAAGAATTTTGGATATTCAACTCAACAGTGATGTTAGGGACATTGTTATTGAGAGGTTTGACGTATATAAGTTGGAACTAGATGCTCAAAATGGGGAGGTTTTGCAAACATTGAAACTGGAGAATTTGGGAGATAATGTTTTGTTTGTAGGTGATTGTGATTCAACAGCTGTGTCATCTTCTTACTTCTCTAATTGTTTGCAAAAGGATTCAATTTACTACACgaatgattatgatgatggcTTACCAAGTACTTATCTTCATGACCCATTTGATTTAAGGGTAAAGGAGGGAAGATTTATTCAACATTGCCCTTTCAATCCCTTGTCACCTACGTTTTGGATTCTACCACCATTCCAATTCTAA